The window AGATCTGGTGGCAGCTGAAGGATCTGTGGGCCCAACTACTGTCCCATGGTGACAAGGTGGGCCAGGCAATATGAAACACTGAGTGATTTACAACAGTGTTTGACCTACACCAACCCTGTGAGCATAGAtgaagctgcttcacttctgcccTTCAAACTGTGTGCAGATTTTCTTGTGGCCAATGTTAACCCAGAACCATACAGGCAAAAGAATTCTGAAAAACAGTTCCAGTTTAGTTACTTTAACAAAGTGCAAAACCACCGTGACCCTTTTCTGTTTGGGAAACCCTCTTTAATTACCATGCATTACTTTAAataaccagagggaaaaatccttTCAAAAGTCCctagtttggggccagcactgtggcatagtgggtaaagcagccacctgcagtgccggcatcccataggcacactggttcgagtcccagctgctccatttatgatccagctctctgctatggcctgggaaagcagtggaagatggcccaagtctttgggcccctgcacctgtgtaggagatgcagaaaaagttcctggctcttggctttggattggttcagctctggccattgcaaacatttgggaagtgaaccagcaggtgaaagactttctctctctctctctctctctctctctctgcctctgcctctctgtaactctgactttcaaggtaataaataaaataaaaaaattttttttaaaagtcactaatttcccggttggggcaccggattctgtcccagttgccccttttccaggccagctctctgctgtggccagggagtgcagtggaggatggcccaagtgcttgggccctgcaccccatgggagaccaggagaagtacctggctcctgccattggatcagcgcggtgtgccggccgcagcgcgctggcagtggcggccattggagggtgaaccaacggcaaaggaagacctttctctctgtctctctctctctcactgtccactctgcctgtcaaaaaaaaagtcactaattTACTGAAATGGTTAGTAAATATATGAAATGGTACTCAATTCACCAATCAGTAGGAAAAAACATGAAAAGTACAGTAGGCTATCTCTACATATCCATTAAGCAAAAAAGACAGATAACACTAAGTGTTGGTGAGGGTATGTGGTAACTGGAACTTTTACATATTGCTGGGGAGAGTGTAAATTgatacaaccactttggaaaactgtttGATGACATCCACCAAAgctgaaagatatatatatatatatatatatatatatgataaacaCATTTCTAGAAATGCTTATGTTCATATACATAAAGACATGTGCAAATAGCACTATTTATGACAgattaaaaactagaaacaattcaaatgtccatcaatgataAAATGGGTAAATTAATTAGTGAATtcacacaatggagtattataaAATCATGGGAATAAATAATCTATAACTGTACACAATAACATAAATGAATATCACAAacataatgttttttaaagatttatttatttatttgaaatagttacacagagagaggagaggcagagagagagagagaggtctttgatccgatggttcactccccaattggccacaatggccagagctgtgccgatctgaagccaggagccaggagcttcctcctggtctcccacgcgggtgcaggtgcccaaggacttgggccatcctccactgctttcccaggccaaagcagagagctggatggaagtggagcagctgggtctcaaactgacacccatatgggatgctgacgcttcaggccagggcattaacctgctgcaccacagtgctgtcccctacAAATATGTTAAGCAGGAAAAGCCAGACACCAAAGAGTGTATACTTATGAGTCAatttatgaaacagaaaaattatgaaaaaggaaaaattaacctTGCTGTTTTTCCATAGATAGGAATCAATCGCACCTGGGAGATTTGTGACTAGAAGGGTTCAAGAGGGGACTTTTAGCATATTAGTAGCGATGATCTGTTCTTTCATTTAGGCATTGCTTACATGGGGGTGTTTGCCTTTTGAACATTTATAGATATTTATGTATACTTATTATCTGTGTGCTTTCCTATAAATGTGCTATACTTTaacaaaagaattagaaaagagaaaaaaaaactagtaatGTGATTTCATACAGACAATTAGGTAACAACGAGCTGGTAGATTTCCTGCAGTTTCTATTTCTAGCCTTGCACCCTAACTCCACCAGTTCCATGCCAATCCAGTACACCCTCTTAGCCATGACGCACCAGAGTCTTCTCCAGCATGAAGAGTGAGCCACTATGAGCACGTGTACAGCGATCTGTACATGGAGATGCTATAACTTTCCCAGAGGACATCATGCACACTGAACCCTGTCTAAACTCCGCCTTACCAAGCTCTACCTCATATTCAGTCAGGGCACCTTCCCTATCACCCAATAAGGCGAAATCCCTAAACTGAGAGGCTCATTCTAGCTGGCCCTCTCATGAGAAGTATCTCTCCTCATAGGGTTGCCCGTACTCATCTCTGATGAATGCTCACTTTAAGTAAATCCTACTCCCATAATTGCCCTTAACTTAcatctctgctttgaattcttatcttaTGAGGGGATGAGAGCCTGGAATAAGACAGCTGGGGAAAATAGTCCTGCAACACACCTGTTTTAGGGAATTAATAATGATTCATTACATACAAGTTGAGGACATCAAATACAATAATGTGCCTTATAGGGCTTGGGCAAAAAAATAAACCAAGGAATATATAGgcagagacaaaaggagagagaatacaATGTTTAACCTGGTTTGGTATCTTCTTTAAAAGTTGTggaatggggccggtgccgcagctcaataggctaatcctctgcctgcggcgccggcacactgggttctagtcccagtcggggtgccggattctgtcccggttgcccctcttccaggccagctctctgccttggcccgggagtgcagtggaggatggcccaagtgcttgggccctgcacccacgtgggagaccaggagaagcacctggctcctggcttcggatcagtgcggtgcgccagcagcaccgtgccagctgcggcggccattagagggtgaaccaacggcaaaggaagacctttctctctgtctctctctctcactgtccactctgcctgtcaaaaaaaaaatcgtgGGAAATATGCATAACATTTACAATtttgtggtatctttttttttttaagaggaattaTGTATAGCAGGGCAAGTGCTTCTTAGTAGGAGGTAGATTGGAAACACGCACTGCCTTGATGTGACAGCCATGTACTCAGCTTGCTCAGGTAAAGTTTCATGAACAAGCAGGAAAATATCACTGTTCCTTGAAGTCAGTCCCTTCGTTTGGTATAGGTGATTCTCTAGTCCTGTGAAGCCAGGCTGGCCCAGATGACAAGCTCCTATGAGCTCTGGGAGTGCCATTCAATTCAGGTTCCACTGTAGTAACTCCATTTCCCATATACTCAGGTTGCACACACACAACCTTGCCTGTGGTCATCTCTGTCCCCAGAGCCTCTCTCCTCAGACAGGATTACAAATGCGGCAAAGACTTACAGTGGCAGTCCTGGGTCAGCAATGGTAGCATGAATTTTGCTGTCCAGGATGATGACATACCTGCATTTTCTAGGTTCACTGGGGCGGAGGGTTCTTATTTAGCTCCAACATCAGCACCAGCGCCATCCAGAGAAGAAAAGGAACCCACAGCTCTTAAATATCTACAAGAGAAAAGAGGCTATGAGTCACAGAATTTCTGACACCACCACTGGAgagcatttattgagtacctacagTGTGCTTGGCATGACACAGCCAGCAAGATAGTTGAGCCTCTTGCAGACCCAGTAGAGCAGGACTGAGCCAAGTGTGGGTTTCTTGAagtggagcttttttttttttaagatcattttttaaaaattgcattaaatTAATCCGGTAAGTATGAATGGGAAAGCATTTATCAGTTGGTTTGGGCAATAAAAGCCTCTAGCATATTGCCCGTGTGTTTCTGCAAACTCGCTTttgctgctgcctgagatgtctccttctctgtcaatATCAGCTCCAAATCTTCCTTCTTGATTGTGACTTCTGCGAGTTCCTTCTCCTGCCTGTTCAGATTTCTGCTCCCAGATAGTCTGTCTCCAGTGATGGACCTGGTCATCTCCAAATTGGAGCCCtcggggccagagttgtggtgtagtgggtaaagctgctacctgcgatgctggcatcccatatgggcgctggctcatgtcccagctgctccacttctgatctagctccctgctaatgcacctgggaaaacagcagaagatggcccgagtgtttgagcccctgctactcatgtgggagacctggaagaagttcctggctgttggagcctggcccatccttggctgttgcagcagttagaagatctctctctctctctctgtaactctgcctttcaaataaataaatatttaaaaaaataaattggaaccCTGGATCTCCTTCTCTTCTGCATAGTCAGTGACCAGCTCCAGGTCTGTAGTTCTACTATAAGGCTTTTGTGGCTTCTGGGGAGGCCACTCTGGGCCTTTGGTCTCAGTCTCCAACTCCAACTCCATGTCCCCTTGGGTGACCCTATGTATTCCACTGCCtctagagctttttttttttttttttttttttttttaagatttgtttgtttatttgaaagccagaattagagaggcagagacacggagagaagtcttccatcctctggttcattccccaaatggccgcaatggccggagctgggctgatccaaagttaggagcctggagcttcttccaggtctgccacgtgggtgtaggggtccaagctcttgggccatcctccatggctctcccaggcatattagcagggagctggatcagaagtggagcagccaggacacaaaccggcacccatgtgggatgctggcacttcagg of the Oryctolagus cuniculus chromosome 15, mOryCun1.1, whole genome shotgun sequence genome contains:
- the LOC100357001 gene encoding huntingtin-interacting protein K-like gives rise to the protein MSSCLNLGCITKYHILSGLNNKNLVFIVLEAGKFNIKLLVDGVPWVTQGDMELELETETKGPEWPPQKPQKPYSRTTDLELVTDYAEEKEIQGSNLEMTRSITGDRLSGSRNLNRQEKELAEVTIKKEDLELILTEKETSQAAAKASLQKHTGNMLEAFIAQTN